Genomic window (Paenibacillus sp. 37):
GAACAGCTCCAATACACCTTGGCAGAGTTCATCAACGTAAATATCTCATCCTGCGTGAGCGCGAACTTCAGCTTCACGTTGGCAGGAATGTCGTACTTCTTCATGGTTTCCTTATAGCGAACACCGCCAAACACCATATATACTTCCTTGTCCGGGTTCTGCCGAGCATATTCCAGCACCAGATCCGGTCGACGATTCGCTTCATCCCTACCAATCCAGAGCACCCGATTATGCACGACCTGGCTCGGGTCATAGTGCCGGTTCGCCAGCTCTTCGCTAAAGCCAATCGGGATGACGTTCACGTCATGTACGCCGAAATTGCGACCAAGTTCTGTTTTCAAAAACTCCGTCTGTACAACCGCTTTATCCACCATCGTATAAAATGGCTTCATCATCTCATATCCCGTTAGCGCGGGATCGGGGAAACTGTGCGGGAACAGTACACTCTTTGGTAAGAACATCTTCAAAAACGTAAACCCGGATACGGTGTAGATGACATGCTCTATATTTTGGCTATGAATCTGGTCCAGCACGATATCGTAGTTTACCAGGTCACCTTTCTCATGCTCATAACCCGGCAACCAGTCGTATCCGCTGACATGACGCTCCGGCGAGATGAACACAATATCCACGCCCAGCTCCAGACCAATCTGCTTCAGTCGATCCGCAAATACGCGTGGCCCCTGTGCTTCCGTGAATTGAATTTTACGCATAACAAGTCCGACTTTACGCAAGCTTCTCACCCCTCATTTCTATTCCTCACCCATGTGCTTCATGCACTGTTCCAGCGTCGCTGCCGTCTCATGCCACTGGTTACGCAACTGTTCCTTCGGCCACACACATTCCTCACTTCTCAGGTCACCATCAATCAAACACAGCATCCAGAGCGAAAATACAATAGCATAGGCGTTGTACCATCCTGCAAAAGAATCCCGTTCAATCTGCACGCCCAGGCTCTCTAGTTTGTCCAAATAAATGTCTATAACCCGCTCTCGCAAAGCAGGCGTAACCGTTCTGGGAAACAACGGATGCGAGAGATCTACCAGATGGTACATGTCCCACAGCGGCGTATTCAGATGGGCATGCTCCCAGTCCAAGACGACCAGCCTGCCGTCAACTTCCGCCAGATTCCCGGGATGCAGATCTCCGTGACACAGAACGGTAGGAAGTTCTTCTACTGCCGTGAAGATAAACCTTGAGATCTTGTCCCAATCGAATGCGGATAGCTGCATACCCAATCTGGATAACAGTTCATCGGTAAATTGCCTATGCATCTGCAACTCATCCAGCATCGTGCGAATGGGCGGTTTCTGACCTACGCGAGGCAGCTCACTCCAATCCGTAACAGGCAATGCATGCCATGCTGCCATATGTACCGCTGCATCAAGCATCGTCGCCTCTCGCGAATCATGCACCAGTTGCCCCAGATCCTCATAGATCATCCAACTCCGTGCCGGTGCAATGGTAAGATCCGACGCTGCAATGAGTTGCGGATAGATCTGTGCTAATCCTGATAATACGCGCTCGTACATCCATCGTTCCCGTCCATGCTGTGCAGAATTCGTCAGTGGTTTGAAAATATAACTTTCACCGGTAGGAACAGTGAATCGCTCCACATATCGTCCGTTCATTCCTTTATACAACTGTTCGCGGCTTGTTATATAGTGATCATTCAGCATTCCTTCGGGCGTCACCCAGCTATATGCATCCATCTCATCTTTCACGCAATCCACCATCCGTTTCGTTCTTCCTGCTGCTCCGATGTTGATTTCTATTCATCATACGTTGCCTCTCTCAAGCCTGCAAGCTTTGTCCGTAAGCGCTTATTCCATGTCTCCATTCAGAGTTTCAAAATTGCTTATTGCATTTTGGTTAGTAATCACTTACTATACAATCATGAAGAACAAATCTCATGTGGATAGCAAAAAGAAAGATATCCTACAAGCGGCGATGCGCTTGTTCGCAACCAAAGGCGTTGACGGCATATCCGTCAAAGAGATCGGTGACGCCGCCGGAGTAACCGATGCGGCGATCTACAAACATTTTAAAAACAAAGATGCCGTTGCCCTGGAAGCCTTCACCCAATACTGCGCGGACTATACTTCACTGATTGACGGGTATGTTCGCCAGGAAGGTCCCGTGTTGGAACGCTTCAAGCAACTGATTACCGAGGTTCTTCACCTGCACGATGAAGATCCCTATGGACTGCTGTTGATTTCACAGAATCATGAAATATTTATTGAAGCCGGAAGCAGTGATGATTACCGTCAACCATTGGATGCGTTAATGGATCTGATCGATCAGGGAATGATGCGGGGCGAACTGCCTCAGCAGGATTCACGGCTCACAGCCGTTCTGGTGATCGGTGCGATTACACGTATGGCGGTCTCGAGTATGCAAGGTGAATTGCCAGAGTTGTTGGTACCCTACACCGGCGAAACCGTTCACCGACTCTCATTGATGTTGGGGCAGGTATCTCAGGAGTAGAACTGGAGAGGCGCAACCATTCTGACCTCGCAGAACACCAAAAAAGGTTCAGAACTGCACGTTAATATAAGTACGTGTTCAAAAAGTGGACTTTTTGAACACATCTAAAAGAGAATCGTCAACAAACCATCAGGATATACCGATGGATTACCGGGTCATACGTGACCTTTTCTTTTTGCACATGAGGTTAGTGTTCATTAACTAAAATAGTCAGGACGTGTCGTCATCATGAAGAAAATATTAATCATCCAAGGCAATCCCGTTTCCCCAAGTTACAATGGCGCAATTGCCGAAGCTTACCATAAAGGTGCGGTGCAGGCTGGTGCCGACGTCCGCATGATCACTCTGAACGAGCTGGCATTCAACATGAATTTAGAGGGAGGCTATCGTAATAAACTGCCGCTTGAACCGGACTTGCTAGAAGCACAAGAGGCGATTAAATGGGCAGAGCATCTCGTATGGGTATTCCCGATTTGGTGGGGAGGACCGCCTGCCCTGCTGAAAGGATTCGTTGACCGAATCTTCATGCCAGGTTACGCATTCAAGTACCAAAAAGGAAAACCTTTCCCGGATCAGCTGCTCAAAGGCCGCACCGCTCGCATGATCACCACGATGGATGGTCCTAGCTGGTACTTCAAATGGTTCCAAGGTGAGCCCGCACACAAAATGATGAAAATCTCCACCTTTGCGCTGACAGGCATCAAACCAGTTCGGATAACACCTGTAGATGTGGTGGGAAAACAGTCCGAGGAACAGAGAAAGAAATGGTTGGAGAAGATCGAGTTGCTTGGCCGGAAGATGGGGTAAAAGATTTCTGCAAGAAATCCTCATCGGAAGTATAGGTTTCTCTCCAGATGTTCACCTTATAAGTTAAATCAAAAATCTGGGGATAAGCGTAATTCAAAGGTAGTCCTGTAATTTGAGTGGTGTAAGTGTAATTTTAGTTTAACTTATATCAGAAAGCAGGAAATGTGCCTATTCCCAGGTACAAAAAAAGGGTTGTCCCCTACGTCTTGTTCAAGGCGTAGGGGACAACCCTTTTAGCATTCATTTTAATTATGGTCTAACGAATCTTACACACGTTAATAGCTCCATTTCCGACAAGTCTTCCGTTTAACGAATCGTAGAAGCGTTATTCTCCCAATCTGTATGTGCTTTCGCAGGTTTGCACCCAAGCAACCATTACCCAAACGAAATACGATCCGACGGATGCTCAGGTAAAATGGACGATACCAACTGCTGCACAACCGGATGATCCGACTGCATGACCGAATCCCCGGCATCACCGCTGTAGACCAGCTTTCCCTGATCCATTACGGTAATACGGTCACAGATGGTCATGGCGGTCCGAATATCATGCGTGATAAAGAGGTACGACAACCCGTAGGACGCTCTTAACTCCGTCAATAAGGATAAGATTTGTGTCTGGTGCACCATATCCAGGCTGCTGATTGATTCGTCCAGTACGATTAACTTCGGCTTGAGCGCGATGGCTCGTGCGATGTTGACCCGCTGTAATTGCCCACCGCTGAACTGGTGCGGAAGCTTGCTCCCATCCTCTGGTGTAAGTCCGACCTGCTCAAGCAGTTGTCCAACCACACGCAGTTGTTCTTTTGCCGACAAACGCTCGTAATTATCCAGCGGCTCACCGATAATCTGCGCGGCAGTCATAAGCGGATTCACAGCCGAATAACAGTCCTGGAACACGACTTGCAGATCACGTCGTAATTCCTTAAGCACGGGTTTGCTAGATCGATAGATATCCTGTCCTTGAAATAAAACCTGACCCTTTCTGGGCTTCTCCAAACCAAGAATGATTTTGCCCAAGGTACTTTTACCTGCCCCGCTCGTACCCAGCAGTCCCAGACATACACCTTTCTCAATCGTAAGTGAGATGTCTGCCAGCACAGGAGGACGTGCTCCCGAACGATCCAGCCAATTGCGTTTGCCATAGCTATGGCTTACTTCACGTACCTGAAGCATCAGGTCATCCTCCTCTCTTGTACTTGGCAGAAGCAATCTCCGAAGAAGACAAAATTGCAAATCACCTTGTCCATTCCATCCCTACACTACCCACTCAAAATACAGTTCATTCCCGTTCTACACATAAACTCACTGAACGATTCAACTCACCTGTAATCGCTATCGTCCCAAAGACATACTAGGTCTAGCATTTAACAACATCCGGGTATACTCATGCTGCGGCTGATCGAACAGTTGATACACATCTGCCTGCTCTACAATTCGACCCTTCTGCATAACCGCGACTTCATCTGCCATTTGCGAGATCACACCCAGATCGTGGGAGATGAGCAAGATGGATGTGCCGTATTCGGTACGTAGCCGATCCAATTCCTGAAGCACCTTCAACTGATTCACAACATCCAGTGCCGTCGTTGGTTCGTCAGCAATTACCAGGGCGGGTCGCAGACACATCGATATGGCGATCATCACCCGCTGCAACATACCTCCACTCAGTTGGAAGGGATATCGCTTCATCAGTTTAGCTGGTTCAGGTAAGTTCATATCTGCCAAGGCTGCAATCGCCCGCTCTCGGGCCGCTGCTTTGGACATTCCTGTGTGCGTACGTAAAGTTTCAATGAATTGAGATCCAATCGTGTATACGGGTGTAAAAGCATTCATCGGATTCTGCATAATAAATCCGATGTCCTTGCCACGGATGCGTCGCATCTCCTCACCAGACAACGAGCCAAGCTCCCGTCCATTCAGACGGATGCTGCCCGATACCTCCATCCTGCGCGGATCAAGCAGATGGAGCAATGCGTTACAAGTAACGGTCTTACCGCTGCCACTCTCGCCGACCAGACCGAAGACACGACCTTTTTTCAATTCGAAATCAATGGGCGCAAGTAACGGGACGGAACCCTCCGCTGTTCTAAGATTCACTTGCAGACCTCGAACTTCGAGTACCTTCGCTGCATCATCCACCGTTACGTTCACCTCCGTGTGAGTTTGGTTCCGAATCAACTACCGTTTTGTAATGCCATAACGCTCGGATAACGCTTCGCCCAAGATGTTGAACGTAATGACCACCAGTAGAATCAATGCACCCGGGTAGATCATTAACTCCGGATGACTGCGAATATAACCCGTTCCTTCATGAATCATGGCGCCCCACTCTGCATTGGGTGGTTGAATGCCAAGCCCCAAGAAGGACAGTGCGGATATATCCATAATCGCCCAGCCCATCTCTAACGTGCCCATGACAACAATGGGACGCTGCACGTTGGGGATGATATGTTTACGAATAATCGTCCATGAAGAGGAACCACTAACTCGCGCCGCCGCGATAAAATTCCGTTCCTTCAGACTCACGACCATGTTCCGGCAGATGCGTGCATAATACACCCACTGTACCATCATGAGGGCTAGAAGCACCTGCATCAGACCTGGACCAAAAATCCCCACAATACCGAGCACCAGCACCAGATTCGGAAACGCCATAATGCCTTCACACAAGCGCATTAGCAAACTGTCCACCCAGCCACCAAGGTATCCGGAGATCGAACCCACAATGACACCAATGAGCAGAGAAGACAGAAAAATCAGAGTAGCAAATCCAAGCGACACCCGCGCACCATACATCAGCCTGGTGAGATTGTCGCGTCCGAGATGATCCGTTCCCAGCCAATGCTCAAGCGATGGACTCGCCAGCTTCTGCAACAAATTCACCTTCACCGGGTCATGAGGAGCAATCCATGGAGCTAATAACGCGACTATGAAGAAGAGCAATATGATCACAGAGCAGATCTGGATGGCTCTCTGTCCTTTAAATATCGCACGCCATTTGTTTATCAATGTTCTGCCCGTCCTTTCGCTGAAATCCGTGGGTCCATAACGAGCTGCACCAGATCAACGAGCAGATTGCATACGATGAACAGGCATGCCGCCAGGAAGACATAACATTGAATCACGGGAATATCCCGGTTAAATATCGCATCGACAAAATAACGCCCGAACCCCGGCCAGGAAAACACCTGCTCTACAATAATGGTGCCTGTGAGCAGCTTGCCCATACTCATCCCCATTCCTGTAATAAGGGGCGATATGGCGATTTTCAGGACATGTTTGAGCATAATCACTCTTTCGCGAATCCCGCGTGTTCTTGCATACTTTACATATGTCTCCTGCAATTGCTCCAGTACACTGGAACGTAACAATCGGGTGTAGACCGCAATCAGGATCATGGATAGTGTTACCGTAGGCAGAACCAGATTCTCCCACGATCCACGCCCCTCCACAGGCAGCCAGTCCAGCTTCACCGAGAAAAAGAAGATCAGCAGGTAACCGAGCCAGAATTGCGGAATAGATGCTCCAATATAGGAAATTGCCCGGCTGACCATGTCAATCCAGCTATTCTTGTACACTGCGGCCAGTATTCCCAAAGGAATACTTACCAGAGCCGATAACAACATACTCCAGAAGGCTAGTTCAGCCGTAGCCGGAAGCCTTAATTTCACTTCATCCCATACGGGTTTATTGGTGAGGTACGAGGTGCCGAAGTCGAGCTTGGCAATCTTCTGAATCGTATCCGCATATTGGGTTAACAAGGGCTGATCCAGACCGAATTCATGTCGCTTTTGCGCAAGCAGCTCCGGTGTTGGATAGATATGAGCTGCTGTCAGATAAGCCTCGGCCGGATCAACTGGTGAGATATGAATAAGTGCAAAGGTAACAAGTGTAGCGATAAAAACGATAGGAATGATCGCGATCATTCGTTTACCAATATAGCCGATCACCAAACGTTCCTCCCTTTCATCAAGCTACATGGCCTTACCAAGGACCATCCACTTCCCTAATTAAAGTACTTACTATTTATTGATTGCCCAGTTCAATGCCCACAAACGGATTCTCATCACGGTTCGCCGGGAAAATAAAGTTGGAGATTTTCTTCTGATATACAGCCGTTTTCTTAATATAAGAGATCGGTACGATCGCCGATTGCTCCTGAAGTGTTTTCAAGATGGAGCCATATAACTCCTGGCGTTTCGTCTCGTCTGTAGATGACAGGGCTGCATGCACCTGATCGTCCAGTTCCTTTTTCATCGGCAACGCACTCAAGGTCTCGGAAATCCCGAATCCAGGGCTTGCCACAACGTTAATGAAGGAATGAGGATCATACGGAGCGCCATAGTTATACCAGAAATACAGGTCAAAATCATTGGCTTTCAAACGTTTGATCTGTACCGTCAGTTCCAGTCCCGTGAGGTTTACTTTAACCCCCAGCTCGCTCCACTCAGCCTGAATGGTCTCAGCCATCGCTTTCTGAATCGGGTCCGTTTTGTCAAAAATCATCTCGAAATCAAGCTGCTGACCGTCTTTTTCACGAACCGTCCCACCAGCCGGCAGCTTCCAGCCCGCTTCATCCAGTAATGCTTTGGATTTTTCCACGTCATACGTGATTGGTTCCAAGTCTACATTGGTGTACGGATAGTTTTTGGACAATACGGTATCGGCTGGTTCTTCCAATCCGGAAGTGACACCCTCAACCATCGCCTGTTTGTTAAACCCTTGCTGGAGCGCCATCCGCACTCTGACATCGGACAACTTTGGATTGGAAGAGTTCAGCAGCAGACTGCGTGTGCCCACCGGATCAGACAATTGCGTCACATATTCATCGTTGTCACGAAGCTGTTGGAATGCATCCAGACTGATCACACCTTCCCCGTAGATCAGATCGAGATCACCTTTTTCAAAAGCAAGTACACGGGTTTCACCGTCAGGAATGATTTTGACCGTAATCTGATCTACCTTCGGCGCTGTTCCCCAATAATTCGGGTTGCGTTTGAAAACAGCATATTCGTCCTGCTTGTAATCAGCCAGCATCCACGGACCAGTACCCACCGGCTCTTTGATGCCTTGGGATGTATCTCCGTCATCCGGGAATCCAGCTTCACCCAGGAAGCGGAAAGGACGAACTACCGACAAGTCCTGAAGAACCGGATAATACGGCTCTGTGAGTGTCAACCGGAAAGTCTGATCGTCCACAACCTCCGTCTTGTCGAGCACGCCTACAATGCCCAGCCAGCTATGTGTATCTTTATTTTTCATAACAGCATCAAAATTCTTTTTCACAATCTCAGCATTAAATGGCGTACCATCTGAGAATTTCACACCTTGGCGAAGCTTGAATGTATATACTTTGCCATCATCGGAGATGGTCCATGATTCTGCCAGAGCAGGTTCCAGTTTTCCGTCCTTCTGGTAACTGATCAGTGGCTCATAGAGCATGGATTGGGCAAATAATTGCGAAGGATTGTACGTATGCGGATTCATTGTACCGATATCACGTGGCCATGACATCGTAATCGACTTCGTAGATGTTTGATCCGAAGCAGCAGATGAGGATTTATCTGCACTTCCTGTATTGCTGCAGCCCACGATAACCAATAGCAACAAGAGCATAGTTGCCAGTGTGAGCGCCGAAGATTTGCGATGTTGTACAGACATGGATGTTGAACCCCTTTTCTCTATTTCATGATAATGATTCTCATATTCATCCATTAAGAATAGGCAGGAGTCCTCCTTTTGTCAATAAAATTCGACATGGTATGTGTTGTTACTAATATAGCCAAAGAACCTTTCCTGTGGGAGGAAAGGCTTCTTGACCTGAATGAGAGTTACAACTGGAAAAATGAGCTCCACCATAATCTGCTATTCCTTGCTCACAGCATGGAAATCACGAAAGTACATATAGAGATATATCACTAAGATCATCTCACATACACCTTCTTGTTTCTCGTTTAAACTTCTACAGTGATGTCTTCATAGAACCGACGAATAATTTTCTCCGCAGGCTTACCATATACCCCGTATCCGTCGTTAATCAGTGCATCCCTCTCCGCGTGCAGATGTGCGCTCCAATCCCATAGACCGAACCCGCGCACCCAGTCACGCTGACTGATATGCCGGAACATGGCCTCATAGAAACGCTCCTGTTCCTCCGCACTCACTTCGCCTTCCAGTCCCCAATCGTTCGGTACCTGGGCTGATCCACTGCGGCTGGGACAGCCTGCTTCCGCGAAGAAAAAGGGTTTGCCATATGGAGCAATCACCTGTTCAATACGATCCAGCTGTGCCTCCCAATCTCCAATGGGATAATAGCCACTGGAAGAGATCACGTCCACAGCATCCCACCATTTCACATGACCTTCCTGATATTTGTCCGTGTTGTATGACACCAGTCCCGTGTACACATCACGCACACCAGCGATAACCTCTCGCCACTCTTGATCCCGACGCTCGGATTGCACCATCTCACAGCCTACAATGAACATCTCACACTTTTCCTGCTCTGCAATCGCTGCATAATGCTTCTGAAATGCCGTGTAGCTGCGGAACCAATCCTTCCACTTCGGCTCACAAGGCACATCGATATCAAAAAAGTTAATATGTGCACGCCATGTGCCATCGGTGCAGTTGACGGTTGGTTTCAGAATGACACGCAGCCCGAGTGTACGGGCATAACCAATCATGTCGACCAGTTCATCATCCTCGACCAGATGTTCACCCCGATACTTGACCTCTACCGCCTGCGGATGATCCTGATGTGCCGCCAGTGCAAAAATAACATGCGAACTGCCTGTACGTTCAGCCATCAGGCGCAAGGACTCCTTCGCTTCCGGCTTGCGGAAGTCTCCCCTGCCACTCATCCAGCCAAATGTAAATCCTTTGATGTACTCCATGTGCATTACTCCCCTGTGTTCCTGTTCACTTAATGTAAAAAGAATGGCCGAATGTATACACTTTCACTACGATTGCAGTACCATCTTCCGATCGCCGTTATCCCCAGATTTCTGTAGATCCCTTTTATACAAGGGAGAAATCCGGGAATAAATGCGACCACTTCGCTTCTTCAGATTGGTTCTGCACTCTCCGTTATTGTGTTAATTTTAGCTTTTAAAAAATTGGTTTCACATCGGTTACAGCTTGCCTTCCTCGTGATCTCCTGCAATGACTTCGTCCGTCTCGATCACATAGTTTACGATCTCTTCTACGGTCGTGTAAGCCACGCCCACATACGTATCGGCAGCGCCGTAATAGATGGCGATACGTCCGGTCTCTGCATCATGCAATGTTGCACACGGGAAAATGACGTTATCAACGAAGCCTTGTTCTTCATACCATTTTTCTGGTGTCAGCACGAAGTTGGAGGAACGATATTTTACTTTGGATGGCTCATCCAGATCCAGAATGACCGCACCCATGCTATATACCAATCCGTTACAGGTCCCCGTGACGCCGTGGTAGAACATCAGCCAGCCTTCGGACGTTTCGATCGGAGCAGGACCGCCGCCAATTTTGACCGATTGCCACCAGCCCTGACCGCCTTTGCTCATCACATGACGGTGCTTGCCCCAGTACACGAGATCCGGGCTTTCGCTCAGGAAAATGTCTCCGAATGGGGTATGTCCACTATCACTTGGTCTGGACAACATCACATAGTTATCCTTGATTTTCCGCGGGAACAATACGCCATTACGGTTGAATGGCAACATTGGATTTTCGAGGCGGACAAATGTTTTGAAGTCATCTGTTTTGGCCAGGCCCAGTGCTGCACCGTAGAAGTCTGTACACCAGATGATGTAATACGTGTCTTCGACTTTGACCAAACGTGGGTCGTAAGCATAGTTCGGCATAAACGGATCGCCATTTTCATCGACAAAGGCAATGCGTTCCTCTTCAATCGTCCACTCCAAACCGTCCTCACTCGCCCCCATGTGAAGATGCGGACGGCCATTAACGGTTTCAGCACGGAATACCCCAATGAATTTCCCTTCATACGGTACAACGGCACTGTTAAAAATGCGGGCAACGCCTTTAACTGGATTACGTGGGACGACCGGATTCGCCAAATGTCTCCATACCGGGCCTTCCGTTCCCTCCGGTTTGTTCTCCCACGGCATATTCGGCAAAGCATCCCCAACAATGTGTACGTTTTTCGTTTCAGCAACTGACATTTTTCATTTCTCCCTTCGGTTAGGCTTTATGAAATGAATACTTAAAATTGCACTAGACCACTTCGATGACAGAACAACCTTGCGATCGCCGTTATCCCCAGATTTTTTTGATCCCTTATAAAAGGGGAAAATCCGGTTATAGCATATGCTTACGAAGTGAGCTTTCTTTCGGAAAGCTTTTAGCAAACATTCCGTTTCTCCAGCTTTTTTCTGTCCTCTTCGTTCCTGTGCATTCTCAATATGCATTTCATATAACCTCTCGTTTTTTTTATTTAACTGAGCCTTGCGCGAAGCCATTGTAGATGTATTTCTGTAACAACAGGAAGATGATCATGGTTGGAATGATGGCGATCATGATGCCAGCGCTGATGACTTCCCACTGCGATCCGAAAGGTCCCTTGAATTTGAACAAGGCGGTGGATATGACCTGTAGATCGGTCTTTGGCATGTACAGGAACGGTGTGTAGAAGTCGTTATAGATGTTCACACCCTTCACGATAATGACCGTTACAATGGCCGGTTTCAGCAGTGGCAGAATGATTTTCCAGTAGATCGTGAAGTACGACGCGCCGTCCAGCATGGCGGATTCATCCAATGCACTGGAGATAGAGCCAAGGAACTGCAGGAAAATATAAACCGCGATGATATCTGTACCCAGATACATCACGATGGCCGCCCAGCGTGTGTTGAACAGGTCGAGCGCGTTGATGATCTGGAATGTGGCGACCTGTGTTGTAACACTTGGAATCAGGGTAGCGAGCAGGAATGCCGCGACCATGATTTTCTTGCCTTTGAATTTGAACCGATCCAGCACATACGCGATCATGGAGCCCGTTAAGGTCGCTCCTATAATAGAGATGACCAGGATAATAATTGTATTTTTGAAACCAACCAGCATGTTGCCATCCACAAAAGCCTTTGCATAGTTCGCAAAGTTCAGCCAGTTGGCTGGCGGGGCAAGCGGGCTGCTGGTAGCGTATTCCGCATTCGTTTTGAGAGATGCAAACAGGATGACCACGATAGGTAACAGTGCGATAAACGCCGCAAGCACCAGGGAAGCATATTTAACCACGCTCGCAAGGGTGTATTTGAGTTGTGTCACGTTTATTCCTCCCCTTTCATGGTGACGCGCTGCACGAGTGTAACGAGAATAACGATCATGAGCAGCACCACAGCCATGGCGGATGCCAGTCCCAGCTTGCCATATTTAAACGCCAAATGAACCGTCTGAATTACAAATGTCATACTGCCGTTGGAACCATCGGTCATGATATATGGAATATCGAACGCACTAATTGCGCCGCTAATCGCCAAGATCAGGTTGAGCTGCAGGATGCGTGTAATGCTTGGCAGGATGATGTGGCGGAATCGCTGCCAGCGATTGGCACCATCAATATCGGATGCTTCATACACATCCTTCGGAATGGAGGAGATTGCACCCAGGAAAATGATAAAGTTGAAGCCCATGTATCTCCATACCGATGCACCTGCGAGTGACACGTTGATAATATTGGGGTTACCGAGCCAGAGCTGCGTATATTGTCCCAGCCCTACAGCATGCATGAGCATATCGAGTGTACCATCCGGTTTGAAGAAAAAGAGGAAGATAAAACCGATAGCTACCCCATTCAGCAAATAAGGAAAAAACAGTATGCCTTTGAAGAAGTTTTTGCCTCGAACTTTGAAACTCAGAATGGTGGCAAAGTAAAGCGCCAACCCCATCTGTAAGAACGTAGCCACGAAGTAGTACAAGCTGACAATAAATACTTTGAAGTATTCCGGATCACTGAATATGCGCGTATAGTTCTCAAACCCAACATAATCAAACCTTTTACTATATCCGTTCCAATCGGTGAAACTGTATTTGAACATGTTGATGACCGGTAAGTATGCAAACGTGAACAGCAACGCCAGGGGAATAGTTGAGAAGGCACAGATGATAAATATGCGTTGCGCTGAGTAACCCCAATTCGAAAGTTTTAAGTACTTCATGCTCTCCACACCTCCAAGCGGTTCTCCCGCCTATATATCGAAAGACTCCCGTCCAATGGAATCCTGGTGGAACACTGCCGGGGGAAGAGCATGGGTATTATGCTTTCAAATACCACATACTCCATGTTCCATTCATATATGGATTCCTTTATCCCCGCAGTTCATTCATCACCTGATCCACTTACGTTAATCCCATTATTTCGTGAGTTCTGCTCGCGCTTTTACCCACTTGTCATTTAGGTCCTTCATGATGTCGTCATAGGATTCCTTGCGGTTACCAATACCTGCTTCGATAATGCGTTTCTTGAAGTCAGGCTGCCAGAGACCGATTTCGCCTTCGTTATCAATCTTGTCAACGAGACCTTCCTGACCTTCTTTGGCA
Coding sequences:
- a CDS encoding glycosyltransferase — protein: MRKVGLVMRKIQFTEAQGPRVFADRLKQIGLELGVDIVFISPERHVSGYDWLPGYEHEKGDLVNYDIVLDQIHSQNIEHVIYTVSGFTFLKMFLPKSVLFPHSFPDPALTGYEMMKPFYTMVDKAVVQTEFLKTELGRNFGVHDVNVIPIGFSEELANRHYDPSQVVHNRVLWIGRDEANRRPDLVLEYARQNPDKEVYMVFGGVRYKETMKKYDIPANVKLKFALTQDEIFTLMNSAKVYWSCSAFDTFAMPLTEAMAMGKMVVKPEHACYGHIRSTHAFAGNEDNWFELVNMAAAAPRSVSEDNREYAFGAFSRTKMKEGYRQFFSDWLK
- a CDS encoding phosphotransferase family protein, producing the protein MKDEMDAYSWVTPEGMLNDHYITSREQLYKGMNGRYVERFTVPTGESYIFKPLTNSAQHGRERWMYERVLSGLAQIYPQLIAASDLTIAPARSWMIYEDLGQLVHDSREATMLDAAVHMAAWHALPVTDWSELPRVGQKPPIRTMLDELQMHRQFTDELLSRLGMQLSAFDWDKISRFIFTAVEELPTVLCHGDLHPGNLAEVDGRLVVLDWEHAHLNTPLWDMYHLVDLSHPLFPRTVTPALRERVIDIYLDKLESLGVQIERDSFAGWYNAYAIVFSLWMLCLIDGDLRSEECVWPKEQLRNQWHETAATLEQCMKHMGEE
- a CDS encoding TetR/AcrR family transcriptional regulator, which translates into the protein MKNKSHVDSKKKDILQAAMRLFATKGVDGISVKEIGDAAGVTDAAIYKHFKNKDAVALEAFTQYCADYTSLIDGYVRQEGPVLERFKQLITEVLHLHDEDPYGLLLISQNHEIFIEAGSSDDYRQPLDALMDLIDQGMMRGELPQQDSRLTAVLVIGAITRMAVSSMQGELPELLVPYTGETVHRLSLMLGQVSQE
- a CDS encoding NAD(P)H-dependent oxidoreductase; translated protein: MMKKILIIQGNPVSPSYNGAIAEAYHKGAVQAGADVRMITLNELAFNMNLEGGYRNKLPLEPDLLEAQEAIKWAEHLVWVFPIWWGGPPALLKGFVDRIFMPGYAFKYQKGKPFPDQLLKGRTARMITTMDGPSWYFKWFQGEPAHKMMKISTFALTGIKPVRITPVDVVGKQSEEQRKKWLEKIELLGRKMG
- the nikE gene encoding nickel import ATP-binding protein NikE, producing the protein MLQVREVSHSYGKRNWLDRSGARPPVLADISLTIEKGVCLGLLGTSGAGKSTLGKIILGLEKPRKGQVLFQGQDIYRSSKPVLKELRRDLQVVFQDCYSAVNPLMTAAQIIGEPLDNYERLSAKEQLRVVGQLLEQVGLTPEDGSKLPHQFSGGQLQRVNIARAIALKPKLIVLDESISSLDMVHQTQILSLLTELRASYGLSYLFITHDIRTAMTICDRITVMDQGKLVYSGDAGDSVMQSDHPVVQQLVSSILPEHPSDRISFG
- the nikD gene encoding nickel import ATP-binding protein NikD, with product MDDAAKVLEVRGLQVNLRTAEGSVPLLAPIDFELKKGRVFGLVGESGSGKTVTCNALLHLLDPRRMEVSGSIRLNGRELGSLSGEEMRRIRGKDIGFIMQNPMNAFTPVYTIGSQFIETLRTHTGMSKAAARERAIAALADMNLPEPAKLMKRYPFQLSGGMLQRVMIAISMCLRPALVIADEPTTALDVVNQLKVLQELDRLRTEYGTSILLISHDLGVISQMADEVAVMQKGRIVEQADVYQLFDQPQHEYTRMLLNARPSMSLGR
- the nikC gene encoding nickel ABC transporter permease subunit NikC — protein: MINKWRAIFKGQRAIQICSVIILLFFIVALLAPWIAPHDPVKVNLLQKLASPSLEHWLGTDHLGRDNLTRLMYGARVSLGFATLIFLSSLLIGVIVGSISGYLGGWVDSLLMRLCEGIMAFPNLVLVLGIVGIFGPGLMQVLLALMMVQWVYYARICRNMVVSLKERNFIAAARVSGSSSWTIIRKHIIPNVQRPIVVMGTLEMGWAIMDISALSFLGLGIQPPNAEWGAMIHEGTGYIRSHPELMIYPGALILLVVITFNILGEALSERYGITKR